The Mycolicibacterium insubricum DNA segment CCGCCGCCGAGCAGAGCGCGGTGTCCTCGCAGGCGTTCCATCGCGGCGAGTCCTCGCTGGCCTTCCAGGCGTCGCACCACCGCTTCCTGGAGGTCGCCGCCAAGGTGAACATGCTCCTCGACGTCGCGCAGGCCAACCTCGGCGACGCCGGCACCACCTACGTCGCGCAGGACGCCGCCGCGGCCAGCACCTACAACTTCTGATTCCCCCTCTAGCAGAAAGAGAAAGGACCGACCATGGGTCAGATCATGTACAACTACCCGGCCATGCTGGGTACCTCGGCCGAGATGACCGGCTACGCAGGAACTCTGACCGGCCTGGGCGCCGACATCGCCGCCGAGCAGGCCGCACTGAGCGCCTCCTGGCACGGCGACACCGGCATGAGCTACCAGGCCTGGCAGACGCAGTGGAACACCGCCATGGAGGAACTCGTCCGGGCTTACCGGGCGATGGCCGGCACCCACGAGCAGAACACCGTCACCATGATGGCGCGGGA contains these protein-coding regions:
- a CDS encoding type VII secretion protein EsxS, whose translation is MSLLDAHIPQLVASEAAFGTKTALMRSTMAAAEQSAVSSQAFHRGESSLAFQASHHRFLEVAAKVNMLLDVAQANLGDAGTTYVAQDAAAASTYNF
- a CDS encoding WXG100 family type VII secretion target; translation: MGQIMYNYPAMLGTSAEMTGYAGTLTGLGADIAAEQAALSASWHGDTGMSYQAWQTQWNTAMEELVRAYRAMAGTHEQNTVTMMARDQAEGAKWM